Proteins found in one Polyodon spathula isolate WHYD16114869_AA chromosome 10, ASM1765450v1, whole genome shotgun sequence genomic segment:
- the si:dkey-246e1.3 gene encoding uncharacterized protein si:dkey-246e1.3 isoform X2, translating into MSGNISATASGFSLNKTTDLGIANRELNDASIALCILTLTGIFCSFSYHNRRRQFRQARVYENTVAHEKGQIPVHIKGVKRTHSFHNPLPLMRKQDTYKDSSQIYFIYSNPIAVAEEDSNVMLEEDQIPFQNMMLHGDKLSDTEQLGGVIQDPSTFYMQL; encoded by the exons ATGAGCGGGAACATCTCTGCTACTGCAAGCGGTTTCAGTTTGAACAAAACCACTGACTTGGGGATAGCTAACAGAGAGCTGAATGATGCTTCCATTG CCCTGTGTATCCTGACCCTTACTGGTATATTCTGCAGCTTTTCCTACCACAACAGAAGGAG GCAATTCAGACAGGCCAGGGTGTACGAGAACACTGTCGCCCATGAGAAAGGACAGATCCCGGTGCATATCAAAGGGGTGAAGAGGACCCACAGCTTTCACAATCCATTACCCTTAATGAGAAAGCAGGATACTTACAAGGACAGTTCACAGATTTACTTCATCTACAGCAACCCCATTGCAGTTGCTGAGGAGGATAGCAACGTGATGCTGGAGGAAGATCAGATCCCATTTCAGAATATGATGTTACACGGTGATAAACTCAGTGATACTGAACAGCTGGGGGGTGTTATCCAGGACCCATCCACATTTTACATGCAACTCTAA
- the si:dkey-246e1.3 gene encoding uncharacterized protein si:dkey-246e1.3 isoform X1 — MSGNISATASGFSLNKTTDLGIANRELNDASIEFKAFNIVIISLALCILTLTGIFCSFSYHNRRRQFRQARVYENTVAHEKGQIPVHIKGVKRTHSFHNPLPLMRKQDTYKDSSQIYFIYSNPIAVAEEDSNVMLEEDQIPFQNMMLHGDKLSDTEQLGGVIQDPSTFYMQL; from the exons ATGAGCGGGAACATCTCTGCTACTGCAAGCGGTTTCAGTTTGAACAAAACCACTGACTTGGGGATAGCTAACAGAGAGCTGAATGATGCTTCCATTG agTTTAAAGCCTTTAACATCGTGATTATCTCTTTAGCCCTGTGTATCCTGACCCTTACTGGTATATTCTGCAGCTTTTCCTACCACAACAGAAGGAG GCAATTCAGACAGGCCAGGGTGTACGAGAACACTGTCGCCCATGAGAAAGGACAGATCCCGGTGCATATCAAAGGGGTGAAGAGGACCCACAGCTTTCACAATCCATTACCCTTAATGAGAAAGCAGGATACTTACAAGGACAGTTCACAGATTTACTTCATCTACAGCAACCCCATTGCAGTTGCTGAGGAGGATAGCAACGTGATGCTGGAGGAAGATCAGATCCCATTTCAGAATATGATGTTACACGGTGATAAACTCAGTGATACTGAACAGCTGGGGGGTGTTATCCAGGACCCATCCACATTTTACATGCAACTCTAA